From one Labeo rohita strain BAU-BD-2019 chromosome 8, IGBB_LRoh.1.0, whole genome shotgun sequence genomic stretch:
- the LOC127169763 gene encoding macrophage-expressed gene 1 protein produces the protein MESRAFCLLMLCCCISVCNLNPLIHPSNGLNECHKNSALPALEVLPGGGWDNLRNMDMGRVMNLSFSQCQTTEDGVYLIPDEVFVIPQKVSGVETNSEIITSWLDQISSTSGSINADVSFLMVLNGKFSKENQRIKTHQVKESSVTARVQVRNHLYTVKSYPNFPFDIRFSQQAEEIAEAIKNNQTRLATYLSEKLILDYGTHVITSVDAGAILVQEDYLKASYVTKNQLQLSSLSSSAGFSFFEKLKFDFGGSSSQKNIQISGYQENITYSLIQSQGGALFYPGITLQKWQDSTLNNLVAIDRSGLPLHYFLNPSTFPDLPEPVVYKLALLVSQATEQYYKVNTIPGCISPDSKNFNFQANVDDASCEGPVTNLSFGGIYQRCTALTSDGSTICDETAQRNPATGDFSCPLKYNTTLLRSETVEQGYTRYECQKTCRSCGFLGLSTCCSQTCNDVYYVRRAMVDTYWCSTTQKIQNSGYLFGGLYGPSLQNPFTKSYSCPANFFVQKFLSSGMVVCLSNDYVTATKSSVPFGGFFSCQSGNPLANGKNRCPLQFSQNLAAISDGCEILYCVQSGVFSGGQLKPVRLPPFTSPPLVGMTATNSVAVMTEGNVSWVRVGQTGSWQMANPVEINQLFEKSGAEKAGVTYGLMALIALVVSGSVV, from the exons ATGGAGTCGAGAGCCTTCTGTCTGCTGATGCTCTGCTGCTGTATCAGTGTCTGCAACCTTAATCCACTCATTCATCCCAGTAATGGTCTCAATGAGTGTCATAAAAACTCAGCTTTACCAGCGCTTGAAGTTCTACCAGGAGGAGGCTGGGATAACCTGCGTAACATGGACATGGGCCGGGTGATGAATCTGAGCTTTTCTCAGTGTCAGACCACAGAAGATGGTGTCTATCTCATCCCAGATGAAGTCTTTGTCATTCCACAGAAAGTGAGTGGAGTGGAAACAAATTCTGAGATCATCACGTCATGGCTGGACCAGATAAGCTCCACTTCAGGCTCCATCAATGCAGATGTTTCCTTTCTTATGGTGCTCAATGGAAAATTCTCCAAAGAAAACCAGCGTATTAAAACTCACCAAGTGAAGGAGAGTTCTGTAACAGCACGAGTTCAA GTCCGTAACCATCTGTACACAGTAAAGTCGTATCCCAACTTTCCTTTTGACATCCGCTTTTCTCAACAGGCAGAGGAAATTGCAGAAGCAATTAAGAACAATCAAACACGTTTAGCAACTTACCTGTCAGAGAAACTCATTCTTGATTATGGTACCCATGTCATCACAAGTGTTGATGCTGGTGCCATTTTGGTTCAAGAGGACTATTTAAAAGCTTCTTATGTCACAAAGAATCAGTTACAATTATCTTCTCTTTCTTCATCAGCAGGTTTTTCCTTCTTTGAAAAACTTAAATTTGATTTTGGCGGCAGTTCATcccaaaaaaacattcaaatcagTGGTTATCAGGAAAACATCACATATTCCTTAATTCAGAGCCAAGGAGGAGCTTTATTCTACCCAGGCATCACTCTGCAGAAGTGGCAAGACAGTACACTCAATAATCTGGTGGCTATTGACCGCTCTGGGCTGCCACTGCACTATTTTCTTAACCCATCGACATTCCCAGATCTCCCAGAACCAGTAGTATATAAATTAGCTTTGTTAGTTTCTCAGGCTACAGAGCAATACTATAAAGTAAATACCATTCCAGGGTGTATAAGTCCAGATTCCAAAAACTTCAACTTTCAAGCAAATGTAGATGATGCATCTTGTGAGGGTCCAGTCACCAATCTTAGCTTTGGTGGCATTTACCAACGATGCACTGCATTGACATCAGATGGAAGTACAATCTGTGATGAGACAGCACAGAGAAACCCAGCTACTGGTGATTTTTCCTGCCCTTTAAAGTACAACACCACCCTGTTACGCTCTGAGACAGTAGAACAAGGTTATACTCGTTATGAGTGCCAAAAAACCTGTCGTTCATGTGGTTTCTTAGGGTTGTCTACTTGTTGTTCCCAAACATGTAATGATGTTTACTATGTCCGTCGTGCAATGGTGGACACCTACTGGTGTTCCACAACTCAGAAAATCCAGAACTCTGGATACCTCTTTGGAGGTCTATATGGACCATCTTTGCAAAATCCATTTACCAAATCTTACAGCTGTCCTGCAAATTTCTTTGTCCAAAAATTTTTGTCTAGTGGCATGGTGGTTTGTCTGAGCAATGATTATGTCACAGCAACAAAATCTTCTGTGCCGTTTGGTGGTTTCTTCAGCTGTCAGTCTGGCAACCCTCTTGCTAATGGTAAAAACCGCTGTCCACTTCAGTTCAGTCAAAATCTTGCTGCTATTAGTGATGGCTGTGAGATATTGTACTGTGTCCAGTCTGGTGTATTCAGTGGTGGTCAGTTAAAACCTGTCCGTCTCCCACCATTTACAAGTCCACCACTGGTCGGCATGACTGCCACAAACTCTGTAGCTGTTATGACAGAAGGTAATGTGTCCTGGGTGAGAGTTGGACAAACAGGGTCATGGCAAATGGCAAATCCTGTTGAAATTAATCAACTGTTTGAGAAGTCTGGAGCAGAAAAGGCTGGTGTAACCTATGGTCTGATGGCTTTAATTGCTCTTGTGGTATCAGGATCAgttgtttaa
- the LOC127169767 gene encoding perforin-1, translated as METNHCVFHTFLCISLILTQWHRGSACRTGSQVECEKAPFVPGYNLAGEGFDVVRMRRKGAFLINVKSHMDNGTCTVCKNRFQGGQLQKLPSAVLDWRPFSRCSKQLSSALHHSVDSLMKSSTSLINNNWEMDLSLEDIGKAIFGGSRSDIAKFAQSQNAMDKATFALHEISCTYYSYRVTDHPELSTEFSKHLQRLPTQYNEVTKPLYRRTIDTYGTHYIRQVHLGGRVRRVTAFRTCLATLKGFSETDIKNCLNIELKITLGILPANASLSNKCSQILKDNMSMGFYQGFMTHKIEVLGGEKYFPDLVLNQSPLEAYSNWMMSLHDNPDVISYAIFPLHHLVDDPEVSANLKNAITEYIEENMLSVNDKENQECSQTPNLDHNCCPMRAGHGKLAVLVQRATGLKADLFTRTDGYVKVWYNLMYEETEVVMDNNDPEWNISYDFGSMEFGHELIFEVWDSDVIYNDMVGRCVVSPERGTHSHSCKLKRGILYFTYSASCDAHLTGPRCSRYSPKHRTLHL; from the exons ATGGAGACAAatcactgtgttttccacaCGTTCCTCTGCATTTCTCTGATCTTGACACAGTGGCACAGGGGTTCAGCTTGCCGCACAGGTTCTCAGGTAGAATGTGAGAAAGCCCCATTTGTGCCTGGTTACAACCTAGCAGGCGAAGGCTTTGACGTTGTCAGGATGCGCCGTAAAGGtgcatttttgattaatgtCAAGTCACACATGGATAATGGCACTTGTACAGTCTGCAAGAACCGCTTTCAGGGAGGGCAGTTGCAGAAGCTTCCCTCAGCTGTGCTGGACTGGCGTCCCTTCAGCCGCTGCAGTAAACAGCTTTCTAGTGCTCTCCATCATTCTGTTGACTCCCTAATGAAGAGTTCAACATCACTCATCAATAACAACTGGGAAATGGACCTAAGTCTGGAAGACATAGGAAAGGCAATTTTTGGAGGGAGCCGTTCAGATATTGCTAAATTTGCCCAATCTCAGAATGCAATGGATAAAGCAACATTTGCCCTTCATGAGATCAGCTGCACATATTACAG TTACAGAGTTACAGATCACCCAGAACTCAGCACTGAATTCTCAAAACATCTCCAGCGACTTCCGACACAATATAATGAGGTAACAAAACCCCTTTACAGAAGGACTATAGATACTTATGGCACTCACTACATACGTCAAGTCCATCTGGGAGGGCGAGTGAGACGGGTCACGGCTTTTCGAACTTGTCTTGCAACCCTGAAGGGCTTCTCTGAGACCGATATCAAGAATTGCCTAaacattgaattaaaaattacattggGTATCCTTCCAGCTAATGCCTCGCTTTCCAACAAATGCTCTCAAATCCTTAAAGATAATATGAGCATGGGATTCTACCAGGGCTTCATGACACACAAGATAGAGGTGTTGGGAGGTGAAAAATACTTTCCAGACCTTGTTTTAAACCAAAGCCCACTTGAAGCATACTCAAATTGGATGATGAGCTTGCATGACAATCCTGATGTTATATCATATGCAATTTTCCCTCTTCATCATCTGGTGGATGATCCTGAGGTTAGTGCCAATCTGAAGAACGCAATAACAGAGTATATAGAAGAGAACATGCTTTCTGTAAATGACAAAGAGAATCAAGAATGCTCACAAACACCAAACCTGGACCACAACTGCTGTCCTATGCGAGCCGGCCATGGCAAGCTAGCAGTGTTGGTACAAAGAGCCACAGGCCTGAAAGCAGATCTCTTCACACGTACTGACGGTTACGTGAAAGTTTGGTACAACCTCATGTATGAGGAGACTGAGGTGGTTATGGACAATAATGATCCTGAATGGAACATCAGCTATGATTTTGGATCAATGGAGTTTGGTCATGAACTCATATTTGAGGTGTGGGACAGTGATGTCATTTACAATGACATGGTGGGGAGATGTGTGGTCAGCCCCGAACGTGGAACTCATTCACACAGCTGTAAATTAAAGAGAGGCATCCTGTATTTCACCTACAGTGCTTCTTGTGATGCTCACCTGACAGGACCCAGGTGTAGCAGATATTCACCAAAACATAGAACCTTACATTTGTAG